One window of Buchnera aphidicola genomic DNA carries:
- the argH gene encoding argininosuccinate lyase yields the protein MSLWGGRFTKASNVQFKKFNNSLSIDYRLLKDDIKSSIAWSKILVTSNILTHQEQELIEKTLRWILKKYINDFSQIISSEEEDIHSWIETVLIKQLGDVGKKLYTGRSRNDQIATDLKLWCKRKSIKIHKKIVDLQSNFLNIAYLYKDAVIPGYTHLQKAQPITFSYWCLAYIEMLERDRLRILEAQKRLNSSPLGSGAIAGTSWDVDRQKLASMMGFAKPTENALDSVSDRDFIIDLLYAASASMMHLSRFSEDLIFYNSGEANFIELSDSITSGSSLMPQKKNPDILELIRGKCSGVYGTLFAMLTLLKGLPLSYNKDFQEDKKHLFHGVDNWIACLEMSSIVLSNMKLNKLRSRQLAQEGYSNATELADYLVTKGISFRDSHHIVGRVVMEAISRNKYIEQLDLSDLQKYCSLINQDVYQCLTLDSCLEKRNVIGGVSCLQVNKALNTVKNRLRDLYS from the coding sequence ATGTCTCTTTGGGGTGGAAGATTTACTAAAGCATCTAATGTACAATTTAAAAAATTTAATAATTCGTTAAGTATAGATTATCGGTTGTTGAAAGATGATATTAAATCCTCAATCGCATGGTCAAAAATATTAGTGACTTCTAATATATTAACTCATCAGGAGCAAGAGTTAATAGAAAAAACGCTGCGCTGGATTCTAAAAAAATATATTAATGATTTCAGTCAAATAATATCTTCAGAAGAAGAGGATATTCATAGTTGGATAGAAACGGTTTTGATTAAACAATTAGGTGATGTAGGAAAAAAATTATATACCGGAAGAAGCCGTAATGATCAAATTGCGACTGATTTAAAGTTATGGTGTAAAAGAAAATCTATCAAAATTCATAAAAAAATTGTTGATCTTCAGAGTAATTTTTTAAATATCGCTTATTTGTATAAAGACGCCGTTATTCCAGGGTATACTCATTTACAAAAAGCTCAGCCCATTACATTCTCATATTGGTGTTTAGCTTATATTGAAATGCTGGAAAGAGATCGATTACGTATATTAGAAGCACAAAAACGTTTAAATAGCTCCCCTTTGGGATCAGGGGCGATTGCAGGTACGTCTTGGGATGTTGACAGACAAAAATTAGCATCAATGATGGGATTTGCAAAACCTACCGAAAATGCATTAGACAGCGTATCTGATCGGGATTTTATTATTGACCTCTTGTATGCAGCATCAGCTAGTATGATGCATTTGTCTAGATTTTCTGAAGATTTAATTTTTTATAATTCCGGAGAGGCAAATTTTATCGAATTATCAGACTCGATCACTTCCGGGTCTTCATTAATGCCTCAAAAGAAAAATCCAGATATTTTAGAGTTGATTCGCGGGAAATGCAGCGGTGTATATGGTACATTATTTGCTATGTTAACTTTATTAAAAGGTTTACCTTTATCTTATAATAAAGATTTTCAAGAAGATAAAAAACATTTATTTCACGGGGTCGATAATTGGATTGCGTGTCTAGAGATGAGTAGTATAGTATTAAGTAATATGAAACTAAATAAGTTACGCAGCAGGCAATTAGCTCAAGAAGGCTACAGTAACGCTACTGAACTAGCGGATTACTTGGTAACTAAAGGGATATCATTTAGGGATTCTCATCATATTGTAGGCAGAGTTGTAATGGAAGCGATTAGTCGCAATAAATATATAGAGCAATTAGATTTGTCTGATTTACAAAAATATTGTTCTCTTATTAATCAGGATGTATATCAGTGTCTAACATTGGACTCTTGTCTAGAAAAGAGAAACGTTATTGGAGGAGTTTCTTGTTTACAGGTTAATAAGGCGTTAAATACCGTAAAAAATCGTTTACGTGATTTATATTCATAA
- a CDS encoding argininosuccinate synthase, with amino-acid sequence MKSKNVKNSVVLAYSGGLDTSAIIPWIKENYQLNVVAFVADIGQSRKDLKNIKEKAISSGASDCYIADLRDSFVKNYVFPMLKVGAIYEGRYLLGTAIARPLIAKAQVDFAHTIHAIGLSHGATGKGNDQVRFECAYSALDPSLLVIAPWREWRFRSREDLLEYLKKKNIVTSVTKEKIYSRDENIFHVSTEGGVLEDTWRAPENHCWVWTNSPHEAPNESEKIHLYIEKGCVIEINHKPVSPYTCLKQLNKIGRRHAIGRIDIVENRLVGMKSRGCYETPGGTIIYQALRALEQLILDRESMYWKNKIALDMSSVIYDGKWFTPVRKSLQAASDVLSADISGEVVVEVYKGSVNILQKRSPNALYSEEYATFSKDNVYSQTDAHGFIRLFSLSSRIRALKSKK; translated from the coding sequence ATGAAAAGTAAAAATGTAAAGAACTCAGTTGTTTTAGCTTATTCCGGCGGTTTAGATACTTCAGCTATTATACCGTGGATTAAAGAGAATTATCAACTTAATGTAGTAGCTTTTGTAGCTGATATAGGTCAATCTCGCAAAGATCTGAAAAATATTAAAGAAAAAGCTATTTCTTCTGGAGCTTCTGATTGCTACATTGCTGACTTAAGGGATTCTTTTGTAAAAAATTACGTGTTTCCTATGCTAAAAGTAGGAGCTATATATGAAGGGCGTTATTTGTTAGGAACAGCTATTGCAAGGCCTTTAATAGCTAAGGCTCAGGTAGATTTTGCTCATACAATCCATGCTATCGGATTAAGCCATGGAGCGACAGGGAAAGGAAATGATCAAGTTCGTTTTGAATGCGCATATTCTGCTTTAGATCCTTCTTTGCTGGTTATTGCTCCCTGGAGGGAATGGAGGTTTCGGTCTAGAGAAGATCTATTGGAGTATCTAAAGAAGAAAAATATTGTTACCAGTGTTACTAAAGAAAAAATTTATAGTCGAGATGAAAATATATTTCATGTTTCAACAGAAGGAGGGGTTTTAGAAGATACCTGGCGCGCCCCCGAAAATCATTGTTGGGTATGGACAAACAGCCCTCATGAAGCTCCTAATGAGTCAGAAAAAATACACTTATATATTGAAAAAGGTTGTGTTATAGAAATTAATCATAAACCGGTTAGTCCCTATACATGCCTGAAGCAGTTAAATAAAATAGGTAGAAGGCACGCTATTGGACGCATTGATATTGTAGAAAACCGTTTAGTAGGTATGAAATCAAGAGGTTGCTATGAAACTCCAGGAGGGACAATTATATACCAGGCTTTAAGGGCGTTAGAGCAGTTAATACTTGATCGAGAAAGCATGTATTGGAAAAATAAAATTGCATTAGATATGTCGTCTGTAATATATGATGGTAAATGGTTTACTCCTGTACGTAAGTCTCTTCAAGCGGCCTCTGATGTATTATCTGCTGATATTTCAGGAGAAGTGGTTGTAGAGGTATATAAAGGGTCAGTAAATATTTTACAAAAAAGATCGCCAAATGCATTATATTCAGAAGAATACGCGACCTTTAGTAAAGACAATGTATATAGTCAAACAGATGCTCATGGTTTTATTCGTTTATTTTCTTTATCGTCACGTATTCGCGCATTAAAAAGCAAAAAATAA